Proteins co-encoded in one Cercospora beticola chromosome 7, complete sequence genomic window:
- a CDS encoding uncharacterized protein (BUSCO:EOG09260B3X), which translates to MKGFNASWHACLVLLLTAFTFITPAVSVKHENFKTCDQSGFCKRNRLYADTALAASKWEAPYSLDRSSIKFNDGLLTGTVYKKLAHSDESVRLPIKIAFYESGVARVTIDEEKRQKGQIELRHDSKIRKERYNEAESWVIVGGTTPSKGAALSNDAAKGTTKVVYGPASKFEAIIQHSPFAIEWKRDGETQVNFNERGLLNVEHWRKKVDKPEPKEGEEAAEKKDDHAEDESTWWDEAFGGNTDTKPRGPESVALDISFPGYDHVYGLAEHASPLSLRETRGGDGKYKEPYRLYNSDVFEYEMDSPMTLYGSIPLLQAHKKDSTVGVFWLNAAETWVDITKRSSLANKVGLGSGASTDSHFISESGLLDVFVFLGPTPQDVVGAYTELTGTQQLPQHFSIAYHQCRWNYVTDEDVKDVDKKFDKNNIPYDVIWLDIEYTEGKKYFTWDPLTFKDPLSMQKQLDEHERKLVAIIDPHIKNEANYPIVDELKSKDLAVHNKDGNIYEGWCWPGSSHWVDCFSPAARKWWAGLFQYSKFTGSAKNLWLWNDMNEPSVFNGPETTMPKDNVHHGNWEHRDVHNLNGLTLINATYEGLLARDKEEAKHNVRPFVLTRSFFSGSQRLGAMWTGDNQANWEHLEASIPMVLSMGISGFPFAGADVGGFFGNPEKDLLTRWYQAGIWYPFFRGHAHIDTRRREPYLVGQPYQEIITQALRLRYSLLPAWYTAFHESHVSGAPIVRPNYYVFPGDEKGFAIDDQLYLGSTGLLAKPVTKAEQPGTTIYLADKEKYYDYFDFWTYEGPGEVAVSSPLETIPLLMQGGHIIPRRDRPRRSSGLMKYDPLTLVVVIGYAGDAQGTLYLDDGESFDYKDGAYIHRKFHFDGKSQTLTSEDLNHGASSKSAKAYFKTMERVRVEKIIVLGAPESWKGKTQVEVTESHAGKSEPARHATLEFHAKDDGKAPWAVLKNPQVKIQSDWKITFGEATTGKTDLSYQLSAHSSKSCCSASSSVLECFFFCILFAKIPMRA; encoded by the exons ATGAAGGGCTTCAATGCCTCGTGGCACGCCTGCTTGGTGCTGCTTCTAACCGCCTTCACTTTCATCACGCCGGCCG TGAGCGTCAAACATGAAAACTTCAAGACCTGTGACCAGTCGGGCTTCTGCAAACGCAATCGATTGTACGCCGATACCGCCCTCGCTGCTTCCAAGTGGGAAGCTCCCTACTCTCTAGACCGATCGAGCATCAAATTCAACGATGGCCTGCTCACGGGCACTGTATACAAGAAACTGGCGCACAGTGACGAATCTGTTCGTCTTCCAATCAAAATTGCTTTCTACGAATCTGGAGTTGCTCGCGTGACCATCGACGAGGAGAAAAGGCAGAAGGGCCAAATTGAGCTTCGTCACGACAGCAAGATCCGCAAGGAGAGATACAACGAGGCGGAGTCATGGGTCATTGTTGGAGGCACCACCCCCAGCAAGGGTGCTGCACTTTCGAACGATGCAGCAAAGGGTACGACAAAGGTGGTCTACGGTCCAGCCAGCAAGTTCGAGGCCATCATCCAACACTCTCCCTTTGCCATCGAGTGGAAGCGCGATGGCGAGACTCAGGTCAACTTCAATGAACGTGGGTTGCTGAATGTGGAGCACTGGCGCAAGAAAGTGGACAAGCCAGAGCCAaaggaaggcgaggaggccgcggagaagaaggacgaccACGCGGAAGATGAGAGCACCTGGTGGGACGAAGCTTTTGGCGGAAATACAGACACCAAACCACGCGGCCCTGAATCTGTCGCTTTAGACATCTCCTTCCCAGGATACGACCATGTCTACGGTTTGGCCGAGCATGCAAGCCCCCTCAGCCTCAGAGAGACTCGTGGCGGCGACGGCAAATACAAGGAGCCGTACAGGCTGTACAACAGCGACGTCTTCGAGTATGAGATGGACAGCCCCATGACACTGTATGGCTCGATTCCCCTTCTTCAGGCGCACAAGAAGGACTCCACAGTCGGCGTCTTCTGGCTGAACGCTGCCGAGACGTGGGTGGACATCACCAAACGCTCCAGCTTAGCCAACAAGGTCGGACTGGGCTCCGGTGCCAGCACTGACAGTCACTTCATCAGCGAGTCTGGCTTGCTCgatgtcttcgtcttccttggTCCAACACCTCAAGACGTCGTGGGCGCCTACACCGAGCTCACTGGCACACAGCAACTTCCACAACACTTCTCCATCGCCTATCACCAATGTCGCTGGAACTATGTCACGGATGAAGATGTCAAAGATGTCGACAAGAAATTCGACAAGAACAACATTCCATACGATGTCATCTGGCTCGACATTGAATACACCGAAGGCAAGAAGTATTTCACCTGGGATCCGCTGACTTTCAAGGACCCTCTGAGCATGCAGAAGCAGCTCGACGAGCATGAGCGCAAGCTCGTTGCCATCATTGACCCGCACATCAAGAACGAGGCCAATTACCCAATCGTGGACGAACTCAAGTCGAAAGACCTCGCGGTTCACAACAAAGACGGCAACATCTACGAAGGTTGGTGCTGGCCAGGAAGCAGTCACTGGGTCGATTGTTTCAGCCCAGCTGCACGAAAGTGGTGGGCGGGCCTCTTCCAATACAGCAAATTCACCGGCTCGGCCAAGAACTTGTGGCTCTGGAACGATATGAATGAGCCTTCCGTCTTCAACGGACCAGAGACGACCATGCCGAAAGACAATGTCCATCACGGCAATTGGGAACATCGTGATGTGCATAACTTGAATGGTCTAACTCTCATCAACGCCACCTATGAAGGTCTGCTTGCTCGTGACAAGGAAGAGGCCAAGCACAACGTTCGACCATTCGTGCTTACCCGCTCATTCTTCTCCGGCAGCCAGCGACTTGGAGCAATGTGGACCGGTGACAACCAGGCCAACTGGGAACACCTCGAGGCCTCCATTCCTATGGTCCTGAGCATGGGTATCAGCGGATTCCCCTTCGCTGGTGCTGATGTTGGAGGTTTCTTCGGCAACCCAGAGAAGGACTTGCTCACCCGATGGTACCAAGCTGGTATCTGGTATCCTTTCTTCCGCGGCCATGCACACATCGACACCCGCCGTCGTGAGCCATACCTTGTAGGACAGCCATACCAGGAGATCATCACACAAGCCCTTCGTCTCCGCTACAGCTTGCTGCCCGCTTGGTACACAGCCTTCCACGAATCACACGTCTCTGGAGCTCCCATCGTTCGACCCAACTACTACGTCTTCCCTGGTGATGAGAAGGGCTTCGCCATTGATGATCAGCTCTACCTTGGTAGCACTGGTCTGCTTGCCAAGCCTGTTACCAAAGCCGAGCAGCCAGGGACAACCATCTACCTCGCAGACAAGGAGAAATACTACGATTACTTCGATTTCTGGACCTATGAAGGACCTGGCGAGGTCGCAGTCTCGTCGCCTCTTGAGACCATTCCTCTTTTGATGCAAGGTGGTCACATCATTCCTCGTCGCGACCGCCCTCGACGAAGCTCAGGTCTGATGAAGTATGATCCTTTGACGCTTGTCGTTGTCATCGGCTACGCTGGTGACGCGCAGGGAACGCTATACCTTGACGACGGAGAGTCGTTCGACTACAAAGATGGCGCTTACATCCATCGCAAGTTTCATTTCGATGGCAAGTCGCAGACTCTGACGTCCGAGGACCTGAACCACGgtgcaagcagcaagagcgcAAAAGCTTACTTCAAGACTATGGAGAGGGTGCGTGTCGAGAAGATTATCGTCCTGGGTGCGCCAGAATCGTGGAAAGGCAAGACCCAAGTGGAGGTCACTGAGTCGCATGCTGGCAAGTCGGAGCCTGCACGCCATGCGACGTTGGAATTCCACGCGAAGGATGACGGCAAGGCTCCTTGGGCTGTCCTGAAGAATCCTCAAGTCAAGATCCAGAGTGACTGGAAGATTACGTTTGGGGAAGCGACGACAGGAAAGACGGACCT ATCCTACCAGTTGAGTGCTCATAGCAGCAAAAGCTGttgttctgcttcttcatctgtGCTCgagtgcttcttcttctgcatccTCTTTGCAAAAATCCCTATGAGGGCCTGA
- the NDK1 gene encoding nucleoside diphosphate kinase (BUSCO:EOG09264YKY): MSGDQQPPIFKHLNPRDRSHLTTVLKHRQEEAATMSANEQTFIAIKPDGVQRGLIGDIISRFEKRGFKLAAIKLVSPSQEHLEKHYEDLSSKPFFKGLVTYMGSGPICAMIWEGRDVVKTGRVLLGATNPAASSPGTIRGDYAIDVGRNVCHGSDAVESAQKEIALWFKPEEIQSWKQAQHDWIYEK, encoded by the exons ATGTCTGGAGATCAACAACCGCCCATCTTCAAACACCTCAATCCCAGAGACCGTTCCCACCTCACCACCGTCCTCAAACACAGACAAGAGGAAGCCGCCACCATGTCTGCCAACGAGCAAAC CTTCATCGCTATCAAGCCAGATGGTGTCCAGCGTGGACTCATCGGAGACATCATCTCCCGCTTTGAGAAGCGTGGCTTCAAGCTCGCTGCCATCAAGCTCGTCTCCCCATCCCAGGAGCACCTCGAGAAGCACTACGAGGACTTGAGCTCCAAGCCTTTCTTCAAGGGCTTGGTCACCT ACATGGGATCTGGCCCAATCTGCGCCATGATCTGGGAGGGACGTGATGTCGTCAAGACCGGCCGTGTCCTCCTCGGTGCCACCAACCCAGCTGCTTCCAGCCCAGGCACCATCCGTGGTGACTACGCTATT GACGTCGGCCGAAACGTCTGCCACGGCTCCGATGCCGTCGAGTCCGCCCAGAAGGAAATTGCTCTTTGGTTCAAGCCAGAGGAGATCCAGAGCTGGAAGCAGGCCCAGCACGACTGGATCTACGAGAAATAG